The following is a genomic window from Fusobacterium perfoetens.
ATAACAGTTTGTAGGGGAGTTCTGATACTCCCCTATAAAAATGGCTATTTATCAACTGTTTGTTGTGACATAGCCTTAATTTTAATAAAATTCTTTTGTAATTTCTTTAATCCAAGCAAATACTCTATCAGGAGTTTCATCATCTTGGTTATTTTCATCAAGGGCAAGACCTACGAATTTATCTCCGATAACAGCTTCGCTCTCTTTATAAAGATATCCTTCATTAGAAGTCATTCCGATAACTTCTCCACCTCTTGCTGTAACTATATCATATAGTTTTCTCATACCTTCAACAAAAGATTCTCCAAAAGTAAATTGGTTTCCAAGTCCTACAAGAGCGACTTTCTTATCAGTAAAATCCATATTTTCAAGTTCACTTCTATGGCTTTCCCAATCTCTTTGTAA
Proteins encoded in this region:
- a CDS encoding flavodoxin, whose amino-acid sequence is MEKIGVFYGTTSGKTEAIADEIDFNLRKIDHEIFNVADGIGEIENYKNLILVTPTYGVGELQRDWESHRSELENMDFTDKKVALVGLGNQFTFGESFVEGMRKLYDIVTARGGEVIGMTSNEGYLYKESEAVIGDKFVGLALDENNQDDETPDRVFAWIKEITKEFY